In Streptomyces sp. NBC_01231, the sequence CAGGCCCTCGAGCACCCGTACGAGACAGACCGGGGCCACCTGACCTCCGGCATCCGCCCGTCGCTGTGCACCCGTCACGACCTGCAACGGACTCGGGACTTCGCATGGAACCATGTGCTGCCCTGGGACGCGGAGGAGGAGTCCGTCGTCCTGACGGTCCGCTCGCCGTCCGTCCCTGGACACGAGGTGCCATGAGGGGCGGTCAGCCGGTCTGATGATCCCCTGACGCGCTCGGAGTCAATGCTCCCACTCGGGAAACAGCAGAAACCGGTCGAGACGGTCGAGGTGAGCCGACTCCCCGGTCCCGATCATCCGCACGATCTCCTTCGGAAGGTGCTCCTGGTCGAGGCCGAGCAAGGAAGTAGGCAGGTCGGTCGATTCGCTGCCACCGCTGTCGCCGTCGTGGAGCAACACGCTGGGGAGAAGCGCCCCTCGGGCCTCCGTCGCGGCTTCCTCGGTCAGCAGGGGGAAGATCCTGACAGGAGCGCCGAGCCGGTCCCAGCCGAGGTGGTCGAACAGGCCCGGATCCAGCTTCAGGGAGAGGTCGCCGGTCAGACGGCCGACGCGTACGGCAAACAGCGGCCACCGGGTTCCCGGCACCGAGACCAGCACCGTCGTGTGCTGACAGACGGCCTGCAGCTGCGCCCACGCCTGCGGGGTGCGGTCGCGCACGGCTTGCCGGGCGAGCGTGATGTTCGGGCTGTCCCCGGTGTCGACCAGCCTTCCGATCAGGACCGGCGCCAGGAGCGTCCAGGCGAGCCGGTCGGGAAGCAGGGCCATGTCCAGGTCCCCGGTCGCCTCGGCGACCAGCGTGGTACGAGCACTGAAATCTGCCGGACGCTCGAAGAGCCGCTCTCGGAACCCACCGCTGCGACCGGGGAGGATCGTCGTCAGGTCGGCGAGCGTCGCCCCGTGCTCGCCCGGGTCGAGAAGGGCGTCGACGGCCTGCTGAAGTCGGGTGCGCTCATGACTGATCACCTGCGACGGAGCTTCGACGGTGATCAGCCGACGAAGTCGGGAGGTGCGCGAGACGATCTGTCTGTACGGGTTGTTAAGTGCGCTGCCGTGCATGCGTCCCTCGTGGACGATCACCGGGCGCAGGTCGGCGGGCAGCACCGGAAGTCTGCGTAGCAGTGCTCCCCGGGGAGGGGCCTGCCCTCGCCGGGTGAACAGCAGCCGGATCGCCTCCGCACCCGTGCACAGCCGGTCCTCATCGAGGCGGGGCCTGGGCTCCGGCCCGGCGTGCGGGAGGACGAACTCGTCGCGGGCGCCGTCCCTGACGATGTGACACCGCTCGTGGATAATGTCCGCCAGTGTCCCGCGGTCGAGGCCAAGGGCGTCGCCCAGACGGTCCTTGTACCAGGGGTGAACCACCGGCGCGGCCAGTTCGATGTGGCCCATGCGCCAGCGCCGGACCTTGCTGTCCGTCACTTCCACCCCGCACTTTGGGCAGACGTCGCCCCCGTGACGTGAACTCCTGAATCTCCCGCAACCGCACTTGTGGTCGCGGACCGGTCCGAAGACGCTCTGACAGGCCAGGCCGGCCCGCACCGGTAGCCGGGTCCGCAGGTCCACCGTGTCACCGTTGCGCACCTCGCCGAAGGACGTGGCGAGGACCTGCTCGTCGTCGATGGCCCGGAAGGACAGCCGGTCCCCGTGCCACACGGGCTCGACGCAGGCGGCGCGCAGCAGGCGGCCCCAGTTGCGGACCGCCTCGAGCGGTGCGGACTCCAGCGTCGATGCTTGCTCGGACGGCGGCATCGGGATCTCCCGCAACGAGGTCCCGCCCTCGACCAGGAGCTGGTAGAAGCCGAGGCGCCCGTCGATGAAGTCACTCCGGAACACATGGATCTCGAAGGCGGTTCGGCTCGCGCTGTGTCGCAACAGCCACGCCAGATCCGCAAGTCGGACCGGTTGCCCCGAATCGCTCGCGTCAGTCCATACCGGCAGCTGCGTGACCATGGAGTACGGGCCTGTTGCCCGGGCGCGGACGACAGATCGGGAGCGCTCGTCGGGGCGGAGCCGGACGCCGACGGTCCTAGTCGGCTCTTCGGCCGCCCAGGGATGGTCGGGGCCGACGAGTACGTCCGTCCCGTGGCCGTCCTGGGTGCCGCACACCACCGCGCTGGAGCCGTCCGGGCCGTACAGGACGTCGCCGGTCTCCAGGGGGTCCGTCGTCGCCAGGCTGATGCTGATTCTGGCGCGTTCGTCGGGGCGCAACACCTCGTCCTGGACCACCCGTGCCGGATGCCAGGCGACCTCGAAGAACTCGGACGCCGCCGTACTGATGTGCACACTCAGCACCCTCGCGGGGTGCCGGCCGGCCCAGCGGAACGACGCGTCCCGCCGATCGAGGAACCTCTCACCGAAGATCGCGCGCAGCAGCCGCTCCTCCGGGGTCAGGCTCTCCTCGGTGCGGGGTGTGCTGATGCCGACGAGAAGATCACCCGGCTCGACCGTCTCGCCGGGCAGCACGATTCCGTCTGAGGCGAGCGCCCCGCACAGGTCGGGCATCACCTCCGGCGGCTCGGCGGTGAGCTCGTCGAACCCGAGCGGGGTCATACGCAGGGATACGCCGACGTTGTCCAGGCCCGAGCCGGAAAGGGTCCCGGGCGTGGACAGGTCAAGTGAGACCAGGGCCGCATCGCCACGGAGGCCCGGAGACACGGCCACCACACAGGGCCGGTACAGGTCGGCGCCGCGGGCGAGGCCAGCTTCCTCGTGCCGCTCGGGGGAGAGGGCGTAGCCCACCCTGCGGGCGAACCCTGCACTGAACCCGTCGGTCTGCCAGCGACGCCGCCCGGGGCGGCGGATTCCGGCCTGCGCGGCGATGACGGCCCGCAGCTCGGACCCGGCCGGACGGTTGCGGCCAGTGACGGTGCGCCGGAAGGCGGCTTGCAGGATCCGTTCGACGTCGGTCTGCCGGTCGTACCTGGGATGATCGGCGACTGCGACGAGTTGCCCGGTCGGCCGGTCCTGCCCATGTCGGTCCCGGACGTCGCTGACCCACAGCATGTCCGGGAGGTCGAAGACCAGTTCGTCGTCCCGCTCGGTAAGCCCCAGTATCAACGGCAGGTGCATCAACTCCAGACACCAGAGGTCCGCCGGCTGCCCCGGCCGACGGATCCGCAGCTCGAGGGTGAGCGGGATCCGGCAGTCGGAGGGGTGCACACCACCCTTCTGGATCTGCCACCACAGGCTCAGCGTCACCCGTGTTCCGCACAGTTCGCAGGTGACATACGCGGCTACAGTTCCGCACCCGTGACACCGGCGCCCCTGCGCGGGCAGTCGGCCGTTGCCGGACATCGCTCCGCAGGCGCAGGCGCAGGCGTGGTCGTAACGGGCGGCGTGCCCCTTCCGCCTCCCGCACGAACAGGCCCACGTGCCCAGGTGGTACCCGGTGAGGTCCACGTCGACTGGTGGCTCTGAAAAGTCGTCCTCGTCCGTTAGCCGCATCGGGAACAGCCGGTGCAGGGCCCGCTCCAGACCGATCTCCTGCCGGTCGGCAGCGGGCACGTCCAGCTGGAGGAAGTCGGCGAAGCCTTGGCAGTGCCGCCGGTGCAGGGGCGCGTACGCGTCGTCGCGCTCCGCCGACCGCTGACGGAAGAGCAGCCGGGCGTAGCGCAGCAGGTCGGGCCGGGCCCGGCTGAAGTACTCCAGGCCGAGGTCGAGGTCGTCGCGCAGAGCGAGCACACCGAACCGTGCCAGGCGCAGCTCGCGGAACTGCTCATCAGTGAGGACCTCGTGCACCTCGTCGGCGAGGTCGTCCTCCACGGTATAGCGCACCACGGTGGAGAGCGCGTAGTCGCTGCGGTGAGAACGCCACTGTCGGGCGTCCTCCGCCAACTGCCTGCGGAACGTGCCCTGCGCGATCCCTTCGGCGACGCGCTCGCGGAACGACGGCATTAGTGCTTCTCCCGGAAGTATTCCCTGAACCGGTTGTGACAGAAGGTGTACGACTGCTCGCCGGTCCGCAACAGGAACCGCTGCACGTCACGCACCACCTGCTCGAGCGTCCCGCCGGTCAGGCCGGGAACGTTGCGGAGCAGGTCGGAGCGGTGCAGGGGGCCGTACGCCTCAAGGATCAGGCCGAGCACCTTGTCGTGCAGACGGCTGTCGACGGAGCGGTGGAGGTGTTCGAACTGTTCGTCGAGGTACGGGTGCAGGCCGTTCGGGGTCCGTCGGATGTTCTCCGGGGTGAGCCTGCCGTGTTCCACGTCCTCGACCAGGAACCGTAGATAGAAGGGGTCTCCCTCGGAGACGTCGTGAAGGGCGTCGACGAAGCCGGCCCGCCGGCCGAGGGCGGCGCCGGCCGGCCCGGCGTGGTGCAGTAGCAGCTGCCGGACGGCGTCGGTGTCCAGGCCGCCGAGCGTCACCCGCAAACCGATGTCGTCCGGTGTCAGCCCCACTTCGGAGAGGTAGGACCGGTCGCCCTGGGACCGGGCCGACAGAAGGACGAACAGGTTCTTCGGTAGGCGCCGCGGGAGGAGACCGAGCAGGAAGCTGGGATGCCGGTCCACCTCGTCGATGGCGTCCAGCACCAGCACGGTCGGGTTCTCCCGGTCGTTCTCCACCACTTCGAGGAACCGGGCCGCCAACGCGCGCCCACCGATGGGGGCGGCACGGTGCGGTTCGAGTTGCTCGCACAGGTTGGAGAGCAGATCGTCGAGCCGGGTCGGGTCGAAGGCCCCACCGGCCGTCTTGTAGCGCTGACTGATGAAGTGGTAGAGGTAGCCGGGCTGTTGCCGGATCAGTACGGCCAGCAACGACGTCTTGCCGTACCCGGAAAGCCCGTCGACGAAGACGTATCCGCGATCGTGCCCATCGATGTGGTCGCGGATGGCGCTGACCTCGCCGTCGCGGCCCGCGAACTTCTCGGTGTGGTAGTCGAGCAAGTGCTGGAAGAACCATCGCGATCCACCGGACGACGGAGCCTGCGCTGGGGGCGAGGGAGGGGCCGGAGCGCGTCCCGTCTCCCGTGTGAGGGCGCTCGCCCAAAGCTGCCGGACGCTGTCGACCACCGCCCGTTCGTCGCGCCCGGCTCTGCGTGCCAAGACGG encodes:
- a CDS encoding ATP-binding protein — translated: MRDEENTERRTPRPRPVRPPVVAEGPLRELKSLLYELYAHAGAPATDEIADEIKQDDFLPDAPSGDTVRRILSEPALPRRAEAVVSVATVLARRAGRDERAVVDSVRQLWASALTRETGRAPAPPSPPAQAPSSGGSRWFFQHLLDYHTEKFAGRDGEVSAIRDHIDGHDRGYVFVDGLSGYGKTSLLAVLIRQQPGYLYHFISQRYKTAGGAFDPTRLDDLLSNLCEQLEPHRAAPIGGRALAARFLEVVENDRENPTVLVLDAIDEVDRHPSFLLGLLPRRLPKNLFVLLSARSQGDRSYLSEVGLTPDDIGLRVTLGGLDTDAVRQLLLHHAGPAGAALGRRAGFVDALHDVSEGDPFYLRFLVEDVEHGRLTPENIRRTPNGLHPYLDEQFEHLHRSVDSRLHDKVLGLILEAYGPLHRSDLLRNVPGLTGGTLEQVVRDVQRFLLRTGEQSYTFCHNRFREYFREKH